The proteins below are encoded in one region of Methanofollis aquaemaris:
- the mtrH gene encoding tetrahydromethanopterin S-methyltransferase subunit H, with the protein MFKFEKEQAVFDFNGIKIGGQPGEYPRVLGASIFYNKHETVLDDHTGKIDKAKAEALWNRCQELYDQTGNPYFIQIIAEYGEAFESYFDWFCSIDDKTPFLMDSSAPEALVHACEYVTEVGIADRAIYNSINGSIVPENIEALKKSDVNSAIVLAFNPGDPSVVGREKVLTEGGVAGQAQSMIGIAEECGITRPILDTAATPLGMGSGGSFREILACKAIHGLPTGGAYHNMTVSWTWLKRWRKRVLAEQYEGNDVLLEQMSHHHFGGMDGIRQTAWAAPDIGCNIMAMTLGADLIMFGPIENCEGIATAAAFSDIVLTEALKELGGDLQAEKHPITLLV; encoded by the coding sequence ATGTTCAAATTCGAGAAGGAACAGGCCGTTTTCGACTTTAACGGCATCAAGATCGGCGGTCAGCCGGGCGAGTACCCACGGGTGCTCGGCGCGTCCATCTTCTACAACAAACACGAGACGGTACTTGACGACCACACGGGAAAGATCGACAAGGCAAAGGCCGAGGCGCTCTGGAACCGTTGTCAGGAACTCTACGACCAGACGGGCAACCCGTACTTCATCCAGATCATCGCTGAGTACGGTGAGGCCTTCGAGAGTTACTTCGACTGGTTCTGCTCCATCGACGACAAGACTCCGTTCCTGATGGACTCCTCCGCACCGGAAGCCCTTGTCCACGCATGTGAGTACGTCACCGAGGTCGGCATCGCAGACCGTGCGATCTACAACTCGATCAACGGCTCCATCGTCCCCGAGAACATCGAGGCCCTGAAGAAGTCCGATGTCAACTCCGCAATCGTCCTCGCCTTCAACCCCGGCGACCCGTCGGTCGTAGGGCGTGAGAAGGTGCTGACAGAGGGCGGTGTCGCCGGTCAGGCACAGTCCATGATCGGGATCGCCGAGGAATGCGGCATCACCCGCCCGATCCTCGACACAGCGGCCACCCCGCTCGGTATGGGTTCCGGCGGTTCGTTCCGTGAGATCCTCGCCTGCAAGGCGATCCACGGTCTGCCGACCGGTGGTGCATACCACAACATGACCGTCTCCTGGACCTGGCTGAAGCGCTGGAGAAAGAGGGTTCTTGCCGAGCAGTATGAGGGTAACGACGTCCTTCTTGAGCAGATGTCCCACCACCACTTCGGCGGGATGGATGGTATCAGACAGACCGCATGGGCTGCACCTGATATCGGCTGCAACATCATGGCCATGACCCTCGGTGCCGACCTGATCATGTTCGGGCCTATCGAGAACTGCGAGGGTATCGCCACCGCGGCCGCCTTCTCAGATATCGTCCTCACCGAGGCTCTCAAGGAACTCGGCGGCGATCTCCAGGCCGAGAAGCACCCGATCACGCTTCTCGTCTAA